GGCACGCTCTCGATGGCCAGCTGCAGGCTGGCAGAAGTTAGGTGTGACCGTGCCATCACAAAATACCTCCCAAGGAACAGCTGACCCCACAACATGAACCTGCTTTCCCTGCCCTCTCCAGCGACTCCTCCGAGAGCTCCCTTTGCTCACGCATCTGCCTCTTTCCTTCCACGCAGCTGCCCCGCTGCTCAGGCTCTTCAGAGAGGTGGTGTCACTCCTTCATCTCCACCTTCAGAGATGGGGTCTCGGGGCACAAGCAAGCGGCATGTCACAGGCACAGCAGAGAAACAGCCACCCACgctccctgctcaggcagggctcCTGGAGACCAGTGGCACTGCCTGGGAACTGCCCTTGCGAGCGACAATCACCCTCCTACTCAATTTACCACCAGGTATCCCTCCTCGTTTGCGTGTGCACACTCACACGCTGCTTGCTCATCTCCCCTGCAACGGAGCAACGACTTCAAGGCTGATTCTGTGACACGGACTTTGCTTATCTCCTCGCAATAGCAGCAGAACCCCAGTGATGCCCAGAACaagtctttttctccttttttctttctttttttttttccttttcttcgaGTCCAGCACCATCCTGCTCTGGCTCTGTCCCTCTCTACTGAGGTCAGGTGTGAAAAATCTTAGCAGCATCAGTTTGTGGACAAGCTCAAACTGAGGGTTAGCCTAGTCAAGTGGgctaaaaggttaaaaaaaaaaaaatctagattcaAAACCTAGTGAGAAATGCTAAAAACACAGAACTCGATGGCCTCTAACAGGACCAGAGGTAAGTAAACACGACAGACTTCTTGGAAACAGTGATGTAGCTTACGTGCTGTTAATTTGTACAATGCCACCAATCTAAAAAGCCCTAGCAaggccaaaaaaaattaaaaaaaaaaatagaaaaggaggaTTCCATCCATGATGCCTGaccattaaataaaataaatgacattttttccacAGCTTCTGTAATTAGTATTTGCTCCTTTgctggccctgccctgcctcaCCCCATCAGCTGTCTGTGTTTTTCTCCGCATCTTTGGAATGGATGATATACATGAAAGTCTGTTCGATGGTGAAGTCCGGGGGGAGGCTGCCTTTGTGCACGCCTATGTGCTTGCTCATGAGGTTGAGCGTGGAGCTGTAATGCCCGCACACAGTACAGCGGTACATGAGGGCTCCCGAGTGCGTCCGCAGGTGGCACTTGATGGTGGAGCGACCGCGGAAGAACTTGTGGCACACCTTGCACTGGTAGGGCTTTTCTCCGGTGTGGATCCTCCGGTGGTAGTTGAATTCACTGGTGTGGGCAAACCTCTTCCCGCAGACCTTGCAACTGTACTTGCTATTGCCTGGCTGGTTTTGCAGTGCCAAGTCTTCGCTCAGGAACTCCTCCGGCAGCTTCCTCTTCTGCAGGCCCTGCTGCTGGAGACGGTCTCCAAAGCTGGGTCGGATGTCCAGGCTGCCCCCGCACTTGTGCTGGCTGACATGGTAACGATACGCTGCTTCCAGCTTGAAGCTCTGACCACAGAAGTGGCACCGGAAAAGAGCCTCCTCCATGTTCTGGTGAACGGCCAAGTGCTTCTCCAGGAGGTGCCGATCCACGAAGCTGTTGGCACAAACAGAGCAGGAGAAGACCGAGATCCCCAAGTGAGACAGGGTGTGCCACATCAGGCTGCAGAGACTGAGGTGCCTTTGGTCACACACGCCGCACATCTGGCTTTTCAAGTTCACGTGGTCCAGGATGTGGTTGCGGATGGTGTGGAAATCTTTGGCCAAAGGCTTCCCGCAGGCAGCACACGCCAGCTCTGAGCCAGGCCCTCCCCCAAACATGGTGATCTTCCCAGGCAGCGGGTCGCTGGGGTGGACGATGATGTTGTTGTCGAAGACCCCTTCTCGTCGGTGGAGGGTCAGCTGCCACTGGGTGAAGAACTTGGTCTCGCACATGtcacaggagaagagaaagatgcCGATGTGGGACAAAACATGAGTGACCCTGGAGTTCCGGTCCTGGAAGTGGGTTTCACAGACCTTGCAGTTCCCGGTGAGCAGATCAACGTGATCTCTTGCATGCTGGCGGATCAGCTGGATGTTGGGCTCCAGGACCTTCTTGCACACCTGGCAGGGCATGGCCTTGCTATCCCGGCTGTCGTTCTCAAAGGCCAGCTCTTCTTCACTGTCATCGCTCAGCTCAATAACTTCTTCTGATGGGCCCAGCTCTTCACTGGCATCTTCGAAACGCAGTTCATCCTCACCCAAATCCTCCAGCTGAAGCTCATCCATCTGCCCAAAACCTTGCTCTTTGGAGTGGTCACTGTTGCTGGGACAGGAGTTGCTCCCAGTGGAGATGTCCAGAGAAGGATCAGCGGTAAAGAATCCGCCTTTGCCGTAGTCGCCATTGCTCTGGACCTTATACTGCTGGCAGGAGCTTGTAGTGGTTTGAACAACAATGTTCACACcgcccaggctgggctgggtcGCCATACTCACGGCAGGAGCGAACTGCCCTTGATCCGATTCCTGTTCTGTCTTGGGAGGCTGCTGCGGATGCATCAGGGGAAGAGTCTGGCTGGCTTCACTCATGGTATTCCTGtcatcctctttgtagctgcctgCCACTTCCCCATGCAAGATGTAATTCCGTTCAGGGCCAAAATGTTCCCCGCCACTCCGGATTTCACCCAAAGAATGGCTCTGCTCTGAGGAGGTGCTACTCAGAGGACCTGACCGACCTTCACTCATGGCCAGGGAGGGTTGCTTTGTGATGGCTGAGCTCTCCAAGTCAGGGAAGGTTGAATGGCAGGCCTTCAGCAGATCTTCCATGCCCAGCCGCTCTGCAACCTCGTAAATGACGCCCACATTGATTAGGTCTGTGAAGAGCTCTGAGGTGTACACAAAGCTGAGGATCTTCTCGAAGTTGGCCGGCGTGATGAAATCCACTACGTAGGTCCTAGCAGCATCCAGCCCCGTGTTCAGAAAGAGGTTCTGGAAGTAGCCTGCGGCACAGGCCAGAACAGCCTTATGTGCAGCAAAGGAGCGGGTGCCCACCAAAATGGTGACGTCGCACATGGTCTCAGAGAGCCTGCACTTGTTGAGTTCCTTCAGCAGGTTGTTGGGGTGATTGGTGCTGTGCAACTTGATCCTCATGCCCATCTTAGCAGCTGCTTAAGAGTCCCTATCCTGGTCAGCTTCTTCTTCACGCATTCATCAGCTGCGTGAGCAGGAGGTGCTTGGCATCCAGAAACTGGCAGGGCAAGGGGCTCTagagagaggaaaatgcaaaaaatgttaATACCTTAGCAACCAAAGAGACATCACTCTAGTCATACCTCAAATTTTCCACCTTCCTGACAAgcaacagagaagcagcagcatagcTGCTTAGATGGAGATTGACTGAAACCTATCTTGTAACTTCGAAGACTGACTCTTTGGGAAGTGAATGGAAAGACGCACAAAGTGAAAGAcacaaacagacaaaataaaaagtcatttactCTGCCAGCAACAGCCTGAAGTTCCCAATTCTATTTGGGCATGGACACAGGTCCCTCTGTCTCGCAGCTCCGCCCAGTTCTGAAACTGAGCCCCAACCGGTGCCTGTTACACAGACGTCCCCCCCTCTCCCCGAGCCAGGGATAACACTCCTGCCTGGAGGGCTGAAATTCAGACTCTACACGCTGGTTGGCTTCACCTCTGGGTCTCCTCCAGCCACCACCGCTTCATACCTTTGCTTCGGATTTCTCCCGTACCCACACGGTAACTTTTGGTTTCCAGGTGGGATCTCATTTCGGATTCTCCCCTGCACGCCAGCTTCTTTGGTTCCCCTGGGATTTCTCCTCTGCTACACTGGTACTTGCAGCACCTTTCAGTGCTCTTTTAGCCAGGCGGTTTGTGCAGTATTCCCAGGCTGCCCCTAGACACCTGGCCCATGTCACCAGCAATTCCCACCTGAGCTCGTCCTTCCAGCTTGTCCCACTGCCTTTGTCACCCAGTCCCACTCACAGGTGCTCAGCCAGCTCTCAGGACACCCGGGGACTCGACGAACTTACCCGGGAGCTCTATCCCTAATGccctgcctttttcttcctgtgataGAGAACAACGACCCcagaagccagcagagagagcgGGAGTTTGCAGGAGACGGAAGGGGACTGGGCTGCCTTCTGCCCCAGCTCCAGGGAAAGGCAAAAAGGAGCCGAGGACAGGCTCCCTGGGATGCTGAGGGATGGAGGCAGGGATGGCCCCTGCCCGAGAAGGCAGTGGGGAACCACTGCTcacagctgggggggggacgaggaggatgaggatggccGAGGAAGGCTCTGGAGGGGAAACGCTCACCAGCACAGAAAATGCCTGGACGTGGGCAATTCCTGCAGCGTGGGGatccctgcgggggggggggggggggggggggcggcctgGGGACGGGACAGGAGGGAAAAGAGacggaggagggagggggggaccGGGGGAGCAGCGGAaagccggggggcgcggggggcgggaggaggcCCCGGAGGGTGAGGAGGGGCGGGCAggccccgctgcctgcaggcaggcaggcaggagagggtccCCTCCCTGCGGGGGGGACAGGGAATCCCGAAGCTGCCCCAGGAGGAAAGGGAGCAACGCGCGGGGGCGGCAGGGAcccccgggaggggggggggaggctggaggcGCCACGCGGGGCAGCAGGGGGCTGGGAGAGCCCCTGGGGTCGTGGTGAGGGGAGCcacggggggggggtggctcTGGGGGGAGCCACGGGGGGCTGCAGGAAGGGGCCCCCTGGGGTCTCCGAGGGGAGCCACGGGGAACAGCGGGAGGCCCCGCGGGGCTCCGTGGGGGCAGCGGGAGGCCCGTGGGGGGCCGCGCGGGGCCCATcgcgggggggcggcgcggggccccgcggggggcagCCAGAGGCCGGCGGGGCTCCTTACCCGCCCGGCGCCCCGCACCATCCCGGCTCGGCTCACACAAAGGCGCCGACCCGCCCTCCgtccgccccggccgccgccggagccgcctTCCGCCCGCCCGCGCGCGCGGCGGGGCCACAGCGCCCCCCGCGGCCCGGAGGGGAGCTGCGTGGCgggggcacgggcacgggcacgggcacgggcacgggcacgggcacgggcacctCTTCATTTACGGGGGGCAggtgtggggcagggacaggtCGCTGTAGCCCAAGAGCCCAcgggcccccgccccggccccgccgcctccgcggACCCATCCCCGTGGGCTCGTCCCCGTGGGCTGTCCCGGGCGTGCAGCGCCGAGCACGCCGGGTCCCAGCGCGGCGCAGCCAAGACACAGAGACAGTCCGGGCGCGTGTCCCGCACAGGCACGGGTGGATGTATACAGGTGTACGTATACAGGTGTACGTATACAGGTGTACGTAAACAGGTGTACGTATACAGGTACAGGTGTATGTACACGGGTGTACGAACAGGCACAGGTGTGGGTGTAGGGCGCGTGCAAGGACACGCGTGCATGGGCCAGTACAGCTGCGAGCACGGTAGTGCGGCTCCAGCCCCGGCGGGTCGCACGACGGCTCCGCGGTCCGTGGGCGGCGGCAGCCGGTACCGCCGCCGCAGCGCAGTCCCCGGCGCCGGGGCCTCGCCCCGGGGCACAGGGCACGGCCCGGGCCGGCCCCCGGGGGTGGGGGCCGCGAGGCGCGCCCCGTCCAGCCCCGCCGGCTCACGCCGCCCGCAGCGggtccccgccggccgcggggggccccggggagcagcggggggaCGGGCcaccgctcccccgccccgccggccgctcgGGCTCCGCCGCCCGCTTCCCCATGAGCCCCACGAAGAAGTCGTGCATGTCCCCTGCGGAGAGACCCGCCGTCAGCGCCGCAGGGCCCCGCtgcgggaccgggaccgggcgGGACTTACGCTTCTGCGGAGCCGCGGGCGCGGGGGGACCTGGAAGAGACCGAGGCAGGTGAgcggcgccggcggggcgggggccggaccgggccggggccgggaccggacGAACCGACCGACCGACCCTCTGCAGTCCCCCCTGCCCTCGCCCCCCCGGCCCTCACCGGCGTCCTCCTCccgcagcagctgcagcagggcgGCGTAagcggccccggggctgccgcgggCTCTCCAGGGCAGCGGCTCCGGGATGGGCATCCCCTGCGGGAAGCGAAGCGGGTGAGCGGGGTGGGGGAGTCCGGGGGGTCCGGGGtccgcccgccgctccccccccggcGCCCCGACGGCCCTACCTgtgcggggggcgcggggcccggcggggcggcgtcGGCAGGGGGGCGGCGGGCGAGGGCGAGCGGCAGCGCCAGGACGAGCAGCGCCGCCAGCGCCGGGTGGCTCCTCATCCTcggggggggggcctgggggcgGCGGTCagcggcggagcggcggggccccgaggccGCCCCGAGCCAGCGCCCCCTCCGTGGGGCGGCCCGGGACGAGCCCGGGACCGGCCCAAGCACTGGGGAGGGAAAGCAGCGACacgggagccggggcgggggccgggggcggcgggacccCTGCCAGTATCTGCGGCTGGAGGAACCGCACCGCTTCCCGGGGAtggcggggatggggggggagggcagTAAATGCCCCCTCGCCGCGAGCTGCGGGCTGGCAGCACGCTGCCAGCGTCCTGGAGAGGGGGCTGCAccgggggctgcagcccaggggctgCCTTACAGGGATGCAGGGTGGGACACGTTATGGGGGATGCATCACAGAGGTGcagggggggtgcagggggacatGGCTCCGCTGCAGCCCCAGGGCTTCCGTGCCACCACTTGTGCCCGTGGTGCCGTGTTTGTGCAGTCACACATCAGCTGTACTGTGCAAACACGCACACAAGACCGAGCGTGGGCATACAGAGATCATAAACATGGGCTCGGACTCAGTCCTGCATGTTCACCCATGTTAGCCCACACACGCATTCCCCTGACACATGCActggcacacacacacatgtcCCCTGACACATGCactggcacacacacacacgtcccCTGACACATGCACTGGCACACACACGCTTGCTGACAGCCAGATCCCAGACCCAGACTTGCTTCCAGAGCCCCCCTCAAGCCCTCCCCGAATTCAAGCGGCATCTTTGCCCCATCTCTCCTCCCGGCCCGTGCCCTCCCCCGCAGCTTTCACCaacttccccctcctcccttctcccagcctgAGCCAGGTGAGGATAGGACACAGCAGCCCCCCAGGAACCCCGGGAAGCCCCCAGGGCAGGGTGCCGCGGGGGCACAGACCTGCTGACCCCTCAGTTGTTGTCTGGTGCAGAGCCGGGGGCAGAGCGTCCCTTGCCGCTGGCAGCCGTGGAGTGGGAGACGCAGTGAGGCGAGGTGGGCAGTGGCTGCAGGCTGCGCCGACGGTTCTCCCAGTGCGGGCTCAGCTGGGAGGCGAAGTACCAGGGTGCTGGCTGCTCTGCGGAGTTAAATAAGGGGCTCTGCCCATGGCATGGTGTGGGTGGGTGAGAGGAGAGCCGCCaattggggctgggggggtggtaCCCCCACCCTGCAGCTTCACGCCCACGCAGGCACCGTGTCACCGACAGGCACCCGTTACACACACAGAGTCACACCGCGACATAAGCGCGCCCACGCAGGCACGCCAGCTCCCCACCGCACCACAGCGCCCTGTGGTAGGGGGCCAGCACACAGGCACCATGCCcacacagcccccagcccctcctcgCACTGCAGGCATGGGAGGACACACGCACCTGAGCACGATGCAGCCATCGGCACATGCGGGCACACACGCGGTGAGAGCGGTCCTCTCCCTGCCATGCTGGCACAGCTGCTGGCAGTTGCTCTGCAACCGGGCTTTGGGAGGTCTCACACCACAGCAGGGATCAGCCGGGCTCCCACCACACACACGatgcacgtgcatgcacacacgcacTCATCTGCACACACATATGACTCaactgcacacacaaacacacacgtgcacacagaaacacacacacactctctctgtACCCTACACCCTGCCCATCTCTCCCAGCCCCACTCTGGGGTTCCCGGCCTGCCTGGTCCTGTGCTGCCTGTGGGGAGCACTCCCGGCTCTGAcgggccccggcagccccgggtCTGGCCCCACATGGGTCTGCCTTTCCCCAGACCCCTCTGTGAACCAGACAGggccagcaccaccagcaccagcccctccccgcccccaccccggccccagccACCCCAAGTGCCTCCGCTCCCCCACCTCAGCCAGGGGGCAGGGGTGTGCAGAGATGGAAGATGGGGAGGAAAAGTTGGGGGGAACTGGAGGGACGTGAGGGAAGGGGGAACATGCAGGCCAACAAGTGAGAGCCACCGACTTCAGCCCGAGCAACAGGCGGCTGCGACAGCCCCACGGGAAGGCAGTCCGGCAGCAGTGGCTTACGTGGCAGCGcagcccggggcagggcagcatcTGCAGTGCTGGGGACGTTAATTAAATCGGAGCCTGGCCAGAGACGGCATAATTAATTAATAACACCTACTTGTGTAGTGCCAAGTGCGACGCAGCCGCGAAGAGCTGTGGTGCCCCGGGCTGTGGCGGGCTTGTTTACAGCTTTCACCCCTCGCCGTGCACAGGCGGGAAGGTCCCTGTGCTGGGACATGACACAGCCTGTGGCGGGAAGGCTGCAGGGAGCCATTGGAGCCAGGGCATGTCTGCACCGTCAAGTGCCTCtacgcacacacacatgccccCCCCCCACGCGCACATGCTGCCCAAGTGCCCTGGCACATGTGCCTGCACATGCCCCCCATGCACGACAAACCACATAGATGCTCCAGGGCCCACCTgggagctggtgctgctgctgacgTGACGGGGAGTTGTCAGCTCCCGAAGGTAATGCAGGTGACATgtggggacaggaaaaaaaaaaaaaacaacctctccAAGAGCTTGACAAGTGCAGGAGAGAAaaggcagcgggggggggggggagggcggctGTTGTGAGAGCTGTGCAGGGACCCCAGCTTCTGGGGGCTGCAGGACTGGCAGAGGTCCCGTGGAACATGGGCTGCAGTGGTGGCACAGGGGCCATGCAGTGGCTCCTCTCtgtccccctgctctgctctgggccGCAGCCCCCTTCCCTGAATGCAGCTCCAGTGCCAGCCCAGGAACCACagtgccagcctggggaggggctgcaggggcacagctggGCGAGGGGTGGCGCAGCAGGGAGCACCCTGCACAGGGGGTCCTGCAGCAGCGTGGGGGaccctgggcagggggagatggggACGGGTAGTGCAGGCAGGCGGGTGCCGAGGACCTCACGTGCCAGCCACCTATGGCCGCCCAGAAATTGCCTCTGCAACAGAGCGAGCTGCTTTCCCACTTAATGGGAAAAGTGGCCGCAATTTGGGGCCTTTCCAATCACTGCCGAGCTGAGCGCTGGCCGCAATCAGACGGCAGGAAAGGCAGGGGGCCAGGGTGGGGGGCCTCCATCCCCGCAGCATGCTGGAGGACTCCATccccggggctgggctctgcccccaCCCCACTCCAGCACTGCGGCACCATGTCCTGGGCTCTGGCAAAACTGggtccccctgccccgccggTAACAGGGGGCACCCACTGCGACACCACCCGGGTACCAACACCAGAGCATCTGTTTAATGGGTTTGCAGCAACTCCTGGGCAGTGCAAGGACCTGGCGGGGCAGGGTGACGACACaaggtggggtgggcaggggtgCCGGTGTGTGGGTGAGGGTCCCGGTGGGGAATGGGGGTCCTCTCAGTGGACCAGGACCTCCATCTTGTGGCTGCCCCGCTTCTTGCAGATGGGGATGTTGCTGCCTGCCTTGGCCGACTCCACCACGGTGACAGCCATGTCGCCCTTCTGGAAGCGGGTGGagaacctgggggggggggggcagggcggAGGGGTGGGGAcacacccagccctgcccagccccacctCGTGCCCAATGAGCTGCCTCCTTTAcacccaccacctctcagggGCTGCCTGCCACAGCTAATCAGGACCTTCCAGCTGATGCCCCACCCTTGCAAGCTTCGCCCCCACAAGCCTCACCCCGCCCTACCCCGCCCTTGTGAGCTCTGCCCCAGGCAccaccctgccctgctctgcaagTCCACCCCCGCAAGTCTTGCCCCGCCCTGCAGGCCCCACCCTTGGTagccccgcccccctccccacccataCTGGTCAGCGATGTGCAGGGGCAGGGCCTGGGCAGTGGCATCCATGAGGG
The sequence above is a segment of the Aptenodytes patagonicus chromosome 27, bAptPat1.pri.cur, whole genome shotgun sequence genome. Coding sequences within it:
- the TAC3 gene encoding tachykinin-3 gives rise to the protein MRSHPALAALLVLALPLALARRPPADAAPPGPAPPAQGMPIPEPLPWRARGSPGAAYAALLQLLREEDAGPPAPAAPQKRDMHDFFVGLMGKRAAEPERPAGRGSGGPSPRCSPGPPAAGGDPLRAA
- the ZBTB39 gene encoding zinc finger and BTB domain-containing protein 39, which produces MGMRIKLHSTNHPNNLLKELNKCRLSETMCDVTILVGTRSFAAHKAVLACAAGYFQNLFLNTGLDAARTYVVDFITPANFEKILSFVYTSELFTDLINVGVIYEVAERLGMEDLLKACHSTFPDLESSAITKQPSLAMSEGRSGPLSSTSSEQSHSLGEIRSGGEHFGPERNYILHGEVAGSYKEDDRNTMSEASQTLPLMHPQQPPKTEQESDQGQFAPAVSMATQPSLGGVNIVVQTTTSSCQQYKVQSNGDYGKGGFFTADPSLDISTGSNSCPSNSDHSKEQGFGQMDELQLEDLGEDELRFEDASEELGPSEEVIELSDDSEEELAFENDSRDSKAMPCQVCKKVLEPNIQLIRQHARDHVDLLTGNCKVCETHFQDRNSRVTHVLSHIGIFLFSCDMCETKFFTQWQLTLHRREGVFDNNIIVHPSDPLPGKITMFGGGPGSELACAACGKPLAKDFHTIRNHILDHVNLKSQMCGVCDQRHLSLCSLMWHTLSHLGISVFSCSVCANSFVDRHLLEKHLAVHQNMEEALFRCHFCGQSFKLEAAYRYHVSQHKCGGSLDIRPSFGDRLQQQGLQKRKLPEEFLSEDLALQNQPGNSKYSCKVCGKRFAHTSEFNYHRRIHTGEKPYQCKVCHKFFRGRSTIKCHLRTHSGALMYRCTVCGHYSSTLNLMSKHIGVHKGSLPPDFTIEQTFMYIIHSKDAEKNTDS